The DNA region TTCATTATTAGCCAAATCTTGGGAGCCTCCTTTACCAGATACCTTTTGAAACGCAAAAAGTGTACTAGTTTCTTCATCTAAGAAAATAGAGTATTCACTCACACCACTTTCTTTAAGCAGTTGCTTTAACTCTGGCCAAATTTGATCATGCCTTTTTTTATAGGCTTCCTTTTGATCTTTATTCAATTTCATTTTAAATGCTAATCTTTGCATGTATGGCAGTTTAATTATTTATTAGTAAA from Tamlana crocina includes:
- the rhaM gene encoding L-rhamnose mutarotase, with amino-acid sequence MQRLAFKMKLNKDQKEAYKKRHDQIWPELKQLLKESGVSEYSIFLDEETSTLFAFQKVSGKGGSQDLANNEIVKKWWDFMADIMEVNPDNSPVSIPLEEVFYLE